A segment of the Acidobacteriota bacterium genome:
GTGGCGGCGCTGGTGGCGCGGGCGGGGCTGAGCCAAGAGAACCGAAAACATTGAACGGAGAAATGTGTAGTGGGGACTTATCACGCGATTGCGGCCACCAGCAAAGCCATCATCGAATCGTTGCGCCACGCCTGTCCGCGCCCCGAATTTGAGAGCGCCGCGTTTGAGTTGTACCAGTCCAGCAATTTTCAAAGCCCCATGACCGAGGGGGTTTCGCTGTATCTATATCGCGTCGGCACCAGTTTGCGCCGCAACCTGCCGCCGCGCGTCGGCCCCTTTGGCGAACAATACCGCCCGCCGCTGCCGCTTGATCTTTATTACTTGTTGACCGCGTGGGGGCGGACGGCGGAACGGCAACAGTTTTTGCTGGGTTGGGCGATGAGCGAAATGAACGATACGCCGATCTTGCCGGCCACCGTGTTGAACCATTATTTGCAAGCGCCGGAGGGCGATGTCTTTCACGCCGACGAAGAGA
Coding sequences within it:
- a CDS encoding DUF4255 domain-containing protein; this translates as MGTYHAIAATSKAIIESLRHACPRPEFESAAFELYQSSNFQSPMTEGVSLYLYRVGTSLRRNLPPRVGPFGEQYRPPLPLDLYYLLTAWGRTAERQQFLLGWAMSEMNDTPILPATVLNHYLQAPEGDVFHADEEITLTFEPLTLQDMANLWEPLKPNLQASANYVVRMVALDSRVRVNEFAPVQTREFAYVNGGRA